In one window of Arthrobacter pascens DNA:
- a CDS encoding efflux RND transporter permease subunit, whose product MFRLAQLSLANRALIALITVFASVFGVITMSSLKQELIPSIEFPQITVLTAMPGASPEVVDKQVSTPLEKALNGVEGLESTSSTSRNGVSQITMAFTYGSNLDRARNQIDRAISNAKRSLPDDVQPQAIAGSISDFPIVFLAVSSDKPLSELNADLQRLSVPRLQKIDGVRGADVTGGATQHIEILPRADAMAAMGVTIQSIRNALSNNGALVPAGTVEEQGKTLSLQVGSPVDSLDAIKGLPLGGAKDAATIGTVADVSLKDDPRTSITRTNGKETLAVSVTKKPEGDTVGISHAVKDSLAGLEAELGSNARFTPVFDQAPFIEKSIKDLTTEGLLGLGFAVAVILVFLLSARSTLVTAVSIPLSLLITFIGLTATGYSLNILTLGALTIAIGRVVDDSIVVIENIKRHLSYGEDKVTAILTAIREVAGAITASTLTTVAVFLPIAFVGELAGELFRPFALTVTMALLSSLLVSLTIVPVLAYWFLKTPAGSAALLESAAVRESAAAARAKAQEAERKSMLQRGYLPVLAKTQKHPVVTLIAAVLVLGGTAAMTPLLATDLLGRSGENSMTVRQVLPAGTSLADTSTAATRLEELLRRIDGVKNVQVTSGNAQSGFAALTSSGASNSTFTVVTDEKANQARLQDTVRAELAKVADAGKISVGSQQGGFGTSSTVDITLKAGNSADLRQASDAMVQAMTGAPGASEVATNLAAIQPVVQVKLDRAKTVAAGLNEEQVAGVLASTISPVPAGNVRIDTDDFPVQIGEGTQFTSLEAVRNIALPAARGPLTLGSIASVEQVDVPVSITASNGQRTAKVSVTPSGSNLGAVNAEVQKRLTSVQLPPGVTAEIGGATTQQAESFQQLGLALLAAIAIVYVIMVATFKSLVQPLILLVSVPFAATGAVGMLLVTGVPLGLPSLIGMLMLVGIVVTNAIVLIDLINQYRQPRNGLPGMSVADAITHGARQRLRPILMTALATVFALTPMALGLTGGGGFISQPLAVVVIGGLVSSTALTLVLVPVLYRLVEGRREKKSLLHAMHERLEFGPANDVDAELQDWTTGMVPKVSGRRAAPGDAE is encoded by the coding sequence ATGTTCCGGCTGGCACAACTCTCACTCGCGAACCGGGCCCTGATCGCGCTGATCACCGTCTTTGCCTCGGTGTTCGGCGTGATCACCATGTCATCGCTGAAGCAGGAACTCATACCCTCCATCGAGTTCCCGCAGATCACAGTCCTGACAGCCATGCCCGGGGCCTCGCCGGAAGTAGTGGACAAGCAGGTAAGCACGCCGCTGGAGAAGGCTTTGAACGGCGTCGAAGGCCTGGAGTCCACTTCCTCCACGTCGCGCAACGGCGTCTCTCAGATCACCATGGCCTTCACCTACGGCTCAAACCTTGACCGTGCCCGGAACCAGATCGACCGTGCCATTTCCAATGCCAAGCGCTCCCTGCCGGATGACGTTCAGCCGCAGGCGATCGCCGGCAGCATCAGCGACTTCCCCATCGTGTTCCTGGCCGTATCATCGGACAAACCGCTCAGCGAGCTGAACGCGGACCTGCAACGCCTCAGCGTTCCCAGGCTGCAGAAGATCGACGGCGTCCGCGGCGCTGACGTGACCGGCGGCGCCACCCAGCACATCGAAATCCTTCCCCGCGCCGATGCCATGGCAGCCATGGGCGTCACCATCCAGTCCATCCGGAATGCGCTCAGCAACAACGGCGCGCTGGTTCCGGCCGGGACCGTCGAGGAGCAAGGCAAGACGCTTTCGCTGCAGGTCGGCAGCCCCGTGGATTCCCTTGACGCCATCAAGGGCCTGCCGCTGGGCGGCGCCAAGGACGCGGCCACCATCGGCACGGTGGCCGATGTCAGCCTCAAGGACGACCCGCGCACGTCCATCACACGGACGAACGGGAAGGAAACCCTGGCTGTTTCGGTGACAAAGAAGCCCGAAGGCGACACCGTGGGAATTTCCCATGCGGTGAAGGATTCGCTGGCCGGGCTCGAAGCCGAGCTGGGATCCAACGCCAGGTTCACGCCGGTATTCGACCAGGCACCGTTCATTGAGAAATCCATCAAGGACCTCACCACCGAGGGCCTCCTGGGCCTGGGCTTCGCCGTCGCCGTGATCCTGGTGTTCCTGCTCTCAGCCCGCTCCACCCTGGTCACGGCAGTGTCCATCCCGCTGTCGCTCCTGATCACTTTCATCGGCCTCACGGCAACGGGTTATTCGCTGAACATCCTGACCCTCGGCGCGCTCACGATCGCCATAGGCCGGGTAGTGGACGATTCGATTGTGGTCATCGAGAACATCAAGCGCCACCTTAGTTACGGCGAGGACAAAGTCACGGCCATCCTGACCGCCATCCGTGAGGTTGCCGGCGCCATCACGGCCTCCACACTGACCACCGTTGCTGTTTTTCTGCCCATTGCGTTTGTGGGCGAGCTTGCCGGCGAACTCTTCCGGCCCTTCGCGCTGACAGTGACCATGGCCTTGCTCTCATCGCTGCTCGTCTCCTTGACGATCGTGCCGGTCCTCGCCTACTGGTTCCTGAAGACTCCCGCCGGATCCGCCGCTCTTCTTGAGTCCGCTGCCGTTCGTGAGTCAGCTGCCGCGGCCCGGGCGAAGGCTCAGGAGGCTGAGCGGAAGAGCATGCTCCAGCGCGGGTATCTGCCTGTCCTGGCCAAGACCCAGAAGCACCCGGTAGTGACACTGATAGCAGCTGTCCTGGTCCTGGGTGGTACCGCCGCCATGACGCCGCTGCTGGCGACCGATCTGCTCGGCCGGTCCGGTGAGAACAGCATGACAGTCCGCCAGGTGCTTCCGGCCGGAACAAGCCTGGCGGATACAAGCACGGCCGCTACAAGGCTGGAAGAGCTGCTGCGGCGCATCGACGGGGTGAAGAACGTCCAGGTCACTTCCGGCAATGCCCAAAGCGGGTTCGCCGCCCTGACGTCATCCGGCGCGTCCAATTCCACTTTCACTGTGGTCACGGATGAAAAGGCCAACCAGGCCCGACTGCAGGACACCGTCCGGGCAGAGCTGGCCAAAGTGGCTGACGCCGGGAAGATCTCGGTCGGCTCCCAGCAGGGCGGTTTCGGCACATCCTCCACCGTTGACATCACCCTCAAGGCGGGGAACTCGGCTGACCTCCGCCAGGCCAGTGATGCGATGGTCCAGGCCATGACCGGGGCACCGGGAGCCAGTGAGGTGGCCACCAACCTCGCCGCCATCCAGCCCGTGGTGCAGGTCAAACTGGACAGGGCAAAGACCGTGGCAGCCGGACTCAACGAGGAGCAGGTGGCAGGGGTCCTGGCCTCCACCATCAGCCCTGTGCCGGCCGGCAATGTCCGGATCGACACTGATGACTTTCCCGTCCAGATAGGCGAAGGAACACAGTTCACCAGCCTGGAGGCTGTGCGGAACATCGCGCTTCCGGCCGCCCGCGGGCCCCTGACGCTTGGCAGCATCGCATCCGTCGAGCAGGTGGACGTGCCGGTTTCCATCACGGCCAGCAACGGCCAGCGGACCGCAAAAGTCTCCGTGACGCCGTCGGGCTCCAATCTGGGCGCGGTGAATGCGGAGGTGCAGAAGCGGCTCACATCGGTCCAGCTCCCGCCCGGAGTCACGGCTGAAATCGGCGGTGCGACCACACAGCAGGCCGAGTCTTTCCAGCAGCTCGGGCTGGCACTCCTTGCTGCAATCGCGATCGTGTACGTGATCATGGTGGCCACCTTCAAGTCCCTGGTCCAGCCACTGATCCTCCTTGTCTCCGTCCCCTTCGCGGCGACCGGGGCGGTGGGGATGCTCCTGGTGACCGGCGTTCCCTTGGGGTTGCCCTCGCTGATCGGCATGCTGATGCTGGTGGGGATCGTGGTGACCAACGCCATTGTGCTCATTGACCTGATCAACCAATACAGGCAGCCGCGGAACGGCCTCCCTGGCATGAGTGTCGCGGACGCGATCACCCACGGGGCCAGGCAGCGCCTTCGTCCCATCCTGATGACAGCGCTGGCAACTGTCTTCGCGCTCACACCGATGGCCCTTGGGCTCACCGGGGGCGGGGGCTTCATCTCGCAGCCGCTCGCCGTCGTGGTGATTGGCGGCCTGGTTTCCTCCACGGCCCTGACACTCGTGCTGGTCCCCGTCCTCTACCGGCTCGTGGAGGGCCGCCGGGAAAAGAAGTCGCTGCTCCATGCCATGCATGAGCGGCTGGAGTTCGGACCGGCGAACGACGTGGACGCCGAGTTACAGGACTGGACCACCGGCATGGTTCCCAAGGTCAGCGGACGCCGTGCCGCCCCCGGGGACGCTGAATAG
- a CDS encoding fasciclin domain-containing protein, which produces MQSFKRTTFTATGVAAAALLSLTACGGTAATSPNPSANTAAPSASSMASSPAATSAAAMDPARDLVGPGCAGYAAKVPSGAGSVTGMALDPVAVAASNNPILTTLTAAVSGKLNPKVNLVDTLNSGEFTVFAPVDDAFAKIDAATIETLKTDDALLGKILTYHVVPGQITPDKIAGTHTTVQGGSVTVTGSKDALMVDGATVICGGVHTANATVYLIDSVLMPK; this is translated from the coding sequence ATGCAGTCATTCAAGCGCACAACCTTCACCGCTACAGGTGTTGCAGCCGCAGCCCTGCTGAGCCTGACCGCCTGCGGTGGAACCGCCGCCACGTCCCCGAACCCGTCGGCCAACACGGCGGCACCTTCCGCATCCAGCATGGCCTCGTCACCAGCGGCAACGTCGGCTGCGGCGATGGACCCTGCCCGCGACCTGGTCGGTCCCGGGTGCGCCGGCTACGCGGCAAAGGTTCCCAGCGGCGCGGGATCCGTAACGGGCATGGCGCTGGATCCTGTCGCCGTCGCAGCCTCCAACAACCCCATCCTGACCACGCTGACGGCCGCTGTTTCCGGCAAGCTGAATCCGAAGGTCAACCTCGTGGATACCTTGAACAGCGGCGAATTCACTGTCTTCGCGCCAGTGGATGACGCTTTCGCCAAGATCGATGCCGCCACCATCGAAACCCTCAAGACGGACGACGCCCTGCTGGGCAAGATCCTGACTTACCACGTGGTCCCAGGCCAGATCACTCCGGACAAGATTGCGGGCACCCACACCACTGTCCAGGGCGGTTCCGTGACTGTCACGGGCAGCAAGGACGCCCTCATGGTTGACGGCGCCACCGTCATCTGCGGCGGGGTCCACACGGCCAACGCCACGGTGTACCTGATCGACTCGGTGCTGATGCCCAAGTAA
- a CDS encoding malate:quinone oxidoreductase yields MTFISKTQHADVVLIGGGIMSATLGAFIKQLEPDWSISLFERLDEPGLESSGPWNNAGTGHAALCELNYTPAAKDGSVNPSKALLINEQFQLSRQFWSHLVERSLIGSPQGFIHTVPHMSFVIGEDNTKFLRTRYEALKGHTLFRSMEYSEDHGQIAKWAPLIVKGRDRQQRIAATRAAEGTDVDFGALTRELTTYLGNNGVEVNYGHEVTGISKASDGGWDLSLKYPASGEHGKIHAKFVFVGAGGGALHLLQASGIPESKGFGGFPVSGQFFRCTDQSLAAQHSAKVYGQASVGAPPMSVPHLDTRYVNGKRSLLFGPYAGFSTNFLKSGSYLDLPLSIRPHNIIPMLAVAKDNMDLTAYLIKEVAKRHGDKVEALREYYPEAKDGDWELITAGQRVQIIKKDPKKGGVLQFGTEVIAGRDGSIGALLGASPGASTAVPIMIELLQKSFPKNFKGWQAKLKDMMPGYGVKLDDNPELAAELESATAKSLQLESVSASR; encoded by the coding sequence GTGACTTTCATTTCCAAGACCCAACATGCCGACGTCGTCCTGATTGGCGGCGGCATCATGAGCGCCACGCTGGGTGCGTTCATCAAGCAGCTTGAGCCGGACTGGAGCATCTCCCTTTTCGAACGGCTCGATGAACCCGGACTGGAAAGCTCCGGACCGTGGAACAACGCAGGAACGGGCCATGCCGCCCTCTGTGAGCTCAATTACACCCCCGCAGCCAAAGACGGCTCCGTTAACCCTTCGAAGGCCTTGCTCATCAACGAGCAGTTTCAGCTCTCCCGGCAGTTCTGGTCCCACCTCGTGGAGCGTTCCCTGATCGGATCGCCCCAGGGCTTCATCCACACCGTCCCGCACATGAGCTTTGTCATCGGCGAGGACAACACCAAATTCCTCCGGACCCGGTATGAGGCGCTCAAGGGCCACACGCTGTTCCGCAGCATGGAATACTCCGAGGACCACGGCCAGATCGCCAAATGGGCGCCGCTGATCGTCAAGGGCCGCGACCGCCAGCAGCGCATCGCCGCAACCCGCGCAGCCGAAGGGACCGACGTCGACTTCGGCGCACTCACCCGGGAACTGACCACCTACCTGGGGAACAACGGCGTCGAGGTCAACTACGGCCATGAAGTCACTGGCATCTCCAAGGCTTCCGACGGCGGCTGGGACCTTTCGCTGAAGTACCCGGCCTCCGGGGAACACGGGAAGATCCACGCAAAGTTTGTCTTCGTCGGTGCAGGCGGCGGCGCGCTTCACCTGCTTCAGGCCTCCGGCATTCCGGAAAGCAAGGGTTTCGGCGGCTTCCCCGTCTCCGGCCAGTTCTTCCGCTGCACGGACCAGTCACTGGCGGCGCAGCACAGCGCCAAGGTTTATGGCCAGGCTTCCGTCGGCGCCCCGCCCATGTCCGTTCCGCACCTGGACACGCGCTACGTCAACGGCAAGCGCTCGCTGCTGTTCGGGCCGTACGCCGGGTTCTCCACCAACTTCTTGAAGAGCGGCTCGTACCTGGACCTGCCTCTGTCCATCCGGCCCCACAACATCATTCCGATGCTGGCAGTCGCCAAGGACAACATGGACCTGACGGCCTACCTGATCAAGGAAGTCGCTAAGCGCCACGGCGACAAGGTGGAAGCCCTGCGCGAATACTATCCGGAGGCCAAGGACGGCGACTGGGAACTCATTACGGCCGGCCAGCGTGTACAGATCATTAAGAAAGACCCGAAGAAGGGCGGCGTGCTGCAGTTCGGGACCGAAGTGATCGCGGGCCGCGACGGATCCATCGGAGCGCTGTTGGGCGCATCCCCCGGTGCTTCCACCGCGGTGCCCATCATGATCGAACTGCTGCAGAAGTCCTTCCCGAAGAACTTCAAGGGCTGGCAGGCCAAGCTCAAGGACATGATGCCCGGATACGGCGTCAAGCTCGATGACAACCCGGAACTGGCCGCGGAGCTCGAGAGTGCAACGGCAAAGTCGCTCCAGTTGGAGAGCGTCTCGGCCTCCCGCTGA
- a CDS encoding MarR family winged helix-turn-helix transcriptional regulator, giving the protein MNTTRSESPVRLAAETWESLFRAQVAVMRKLQAAPAFRKLALNEYDVLFTLSRCPSGWLRLNELNDHVLLSQSSLSRLVERLEKRGLVARMPAPDDGRGVLLKLTEEGVELQKDIGREHVRDISGLMGPALTAAEQRELKRLTEKLRNSVGSRQAAAPPAAK; this is encoded by the coding sequence ATGAACACCACCCGATCCGAATCGCCCGTGCGGCTTGCCGCAGAGACCTGGGAGTCGCTGTTCCGGGCACAGGTGGCAGTGATGAGGAAGCTCCAGGCCGCACCTGCCTTCCGGAAACTGGCTCTCAACGAGTACGACGTCCTGTTCACCCTCTCCCGCTGTCCGTCCGGCTGGCTGCGGCTGAACGAGCTGAACGACCATGTCCTGCTGAGCCAGTCGAGCCTTTCCAGGCTGGTCGAGAGGCTGGAGAAGCGCGGCCTCGTCGCGCGGATGCCCGCCCCGGACGACGGCCGCGGCGTGCTGCTGAAACTGACGGAGGAAGGCGTGGAACTCCAGAAGGACATCGGCAGGGAGCATGTCCGGGACATCTCCGGGCTCATGGGACCCGCACTGACTGCCGCCGAGCAGAGGGAACTCAAGCGGCTGACCGAGAAGCTCCGGAATTCCGTGGGCTCCCGGCAGGCGGCCGCCCCACCGGCGGCGAAATAG
- a CDS encoding ABC transporter substrate-binding protein, protein MPSSTSRRTVIKTGAVLLALTATSCTGVPAPSPTSTTPSTTPPEATPTATFNFGTASQPLGLDPALSNDVETYRITRQILEGLVGVDQTTGKPTPLLATEWSESDEGRTYTFTLRSGVTFQDGTPFNADAVCANFNRWFTFSEALRKQAPGSSFKGVFKAHSDEASLSIFKSCTALSPDTVRIDLTQRFTAFLQALTLPAFAIASPTALVKGTADVLDKTRGGQPLSAFASNPVGTGPFSLSAWGDTGVTLVSNNSYWGSRGQIATINFLTYDHPETRLQALLDGKIDGYDAVTVGNFDQLVKRGKQIVQRDPFSVMYLGINQDLPLLQKDKIRQAIEMAIDKDFLIRKFFIDNTAQASQFVPPKISGFNNSAPTLGHDPDKAKTYLSDAGYAGEELRFYYPLNATRPYLPTPEKVYAEISRQLVAVGLNIKPVPVDWSDGYLQKVQSPGDHALHLLGWNGAYADPDNFLGPLFGEKNGEFGYQDPQVFSKINRARGMPDGKDRDDQYRTINAQIAASIPAVPIAFPISALALSDRVLSYPASPVLNEVFTKVQLKP, encoded by the coding sequence GTGCCCAGCAGTACATCGCGGCGAACGGTGATCAAGACCGGCGCCGTCCTCCTCGCGTTGACGGCAACGTCCTGCACGGGAGTCCCGGCACCCTCGCCCACCTCCACAACTCCCTCTACAACACCCCCCGAAGCCACACCAACGGCCACCTTCAACTTCGGCACCGCGTCCCAGCCCCTGGGACTGGACCCTGCCCTCTCCAACGACGTGGAAACCTACCGCATCACCCGGCAGATCCTCGAAGGCCTGGTGGGGGTGGACCAGACAACCGGCAAGCCCACTCCCCTGCTGGCCACGGAATGGAGCGAATCCGACGAAGGCCGTACCTACACCTTCACCCTCCGCAGCGGCGTCACCTTCCAGGACGGCACCCCCTTCAACGCTGACGCCGTGTGCGCCAATTTCAACCGCTGGTTCACCTTCTCTGAAGCGCTCAGGAAACAGGCCCCGGGCAGCTCCTTCAAGGGCGTGTTCAAAGCCCACTCCGACGAGGCGTCCCTGTCGATCTTCAAGAGCTGCACCGCCCTGTCCCCGGATACCGTACGCATCGATCTGACCCAGCGCTTCACCGCCTTCCTGCAGGCGCTGACCCTTCCCGCCTTCGCCATCGCCTCCCCGACAGCGCTCGTCAAGGGCACCGCCGACGTCCTGGACAAGACACGCGGGGGCCAGCCGTTGTCCGCCTTCGCCAGCAACCCCGTGGGAACGGGCCCGTTCAGCCTGTCCGCCTGGGGCGACACCGGCGTCACGCTGGTCAGCAACAACAGCTACTGGGGCAGCCGGGGCCAGATCGCCACGATCAATTTCCTCACCTACGACCACCCCGAGACGCGGCTCCAGGCCCTCCTGGACGGCAAGATCGACGGGTATGACGCCGTCACGGTCGGAAACTTCGACCAGCTGGTGAAGCGCGGCAAGCAGATTGTCCAGCGTGACCCCTTCTCCGTCATGTACCTGGGCATCAACCAGGACCTGCCGCTCCTGCAAAAAGACAAGATCCGCCAGGCGATCGAAATGGCGATCGACAAGGACTTCCTGATCCGCAAGTTCTTCATCGACAACACAGCGCAGGCAAGCCAGTTCGTCCCGCCCAAAATCAGTGGCTTCAACAACAGCGCTCCGACACTGGGCCACGACCCGGACAAGGCCAAGACCTATCTCTCCGACGCCGGCTATGCGGGTGAGGAGCTGAGGTTCTACTACCCGCTCAACGCCACCCGGCCGTACCTCCCCACGCCCGAGAAGGTGTACGCCGAAATCAGCCGGCAGCTGGTAGCCGTCGGACTGAACATCAAGCCGGTGCCGGTGGACTGGTCCGACGGGTACCTCCAAAAAGTCCAGTCACCCGGCGACCATGCCCTTCACCTGCTCGGCTGGAACGGAGCCTATGCGGATCCCGACAACTTCCTGGGCCCGCTGTTCGGCGAGAAGAACGGCGAGTTCGGGTACCAGGACCCGCAGGTCTTCTCCAAGATCAACCGCGCACGCGGCATGCCCGATGGCAAAGACCGCGACGACCAGTACCGCACCATCAACGCCCAGATCGCAGCCTCCATCCCTGCCGTCCCAATTGCCTTCCCCATCTCGGCGCTTGCCTTGTCTGACCGCGTGCTCAGCTACCCGGCGTCTCCTGTCTTAAACGAAGTTTTCACGAAGGTCCAGCTAAAGCCTTGA
- a CDS encoding LLM class flavin-dependent oxidoreductase: MQIGVFSVSDITTDPTTGRTPSENERIKASVAIAKKVEEIGMDVYAIGEHHNRPFFSSSPTTTLAYIAAQTERIILSTATTLITTNDPVKIAEDFAMLQHLADGRVDLVLGRGNTAPVYPWFGKNIQDGVELAIENYSLLRRLWDEDTVNWSGKFRTPLQNFTSTPRPLDGVAPFVWHGSIRTPQIAEVAAYYGDGFFANNIFWPKEHYQQLISLYRERYEHYGHGKADQAIVGLGGQFFMRKNSQDAVKEFRPYFDNAPVYGHGPSLEDFTSQTPLTVGSPQEVIEKTLTFREYFGDYQRQLFLIDHAGLPLKTVLEQLDLFGEEVLPVLRKEYEALKPAHVPDPPTHAGRVAALVAEQGGEAAPAETAASEA, encoded by the coding sequence ATGCAGATCGGCGTATTCAGCGTCAGCGACATCACCACTGACCCCACCACAGGCCGCACGCCCAGTGAGAACGAGCGAATCAAAGCCTCGGTGGCCATCGCCAAAAAGGTCGAGGAAATCGGCATGGATGTCTACGCCATCGGCGAGCACCACAACCGGCCCTTCTTCTCGTCGTCGCCCACCACCACCCTGGCCTACATCGCGGCGCAGACAGAGCGGATTATCCTCTCCACCGCCACAACCCTGATCACCACGAATGACCCGGTCAAGATCGCCGAGGACTTCGCCATGCTCCAGCACCTGGCCGATGGCCGCGTGGACCTGGTCCTGGGCCGCGGCAACACGGCACCGGTGTATCCCTGGTTCGGCAAGAACATCCAGGACGGCGTGGAACTGGCCATCGAGAACTACAGCCTGCTCCGCCGGCTGTGGGACGAAGACACGGTCAACTGGTCAGGCAAGTTCCGCACCCCGCTCCAGAACTTCACCTCGACCCCGCGCCCGCTCGACGGCGTCGCCCCCTTCGTGTGGCACGGCTCCATCCGCACCCCGCAGATTGCGGAAGTTGCCGCGTACTACGGCGACGGCTTCTTTGCGAACAACATCTTCTGGCCCAAGGAGCACTACCAGCAGCTGATCAGCCTCTACCGCGAACGCTACGAGCACTACGGCCACGGCAAGGCAGACCAGGCGATCGTCGGCCTTGGAGGTCAGTTCTTCATGCGGAAGAACTCCCAGGACGCGGTCAAGGAATTCCGCCCGTACTTCGATAATGCTCCCGTCTACGGGCACGGCCCGTCCCTTGAGGACTTCACGTCGCAGACCCCGCTCACTGTGGGCAGCCCGCAGGAAGTCATTGAAAAGACCCTGACGTTCCGCGAGTACTTCGGCGACTACCAGCGCCAGCTGTTCCTGATCGACCACGCAGGACTGCCCCTCAAGACGGTGCTGGAACAGCTTGACCTGTTCGGCGAGGAGGTCCTCCCGGTCCTCCGCAAGGAGTACGAGGCCCTCAAGCCGGCCCACGTTCCCGATCCGCCGACCCATGCCGGCCGCGTTGCAGCCCTGGTAGCTGAGCAGGGCGGCGAGGCCGCCCCGGCGGAAACAGCAGCCTCGGAGGCGTGA
- a CDS encoding MarR family winged helix-turn-helix transcriptional regulator produces the protein MDRWPTGRLLSTAARLVEHSWNEKLGAIGLTHAGVIAIEVLAAQGPMTQAQLAQYVRVQAQTMGKTLSRLESHGHIARVRSTSDRRSHVVSLTERGKEAAAAAVEMERSVLAAASIDPDVLRQELQAVVRELAHQFASPVTRALVDEAPLA, from the coding sequence ATGGATCGCTGGCCCACGGGGCGCCTCTTGTCCACTGCGGCCCGTCTCGTTGAACACTCATGGAACGAAAAGCTGGGAGCCATTGGGCTGACCCATGCCGGTGTGATCGCCATTGAAGTTCTTGCGGCGCAGGGGCCCATGACCCAGGCACAACTGGCCCAGTATGTCCGCGTCCAGGCCCAGACCATGGGTAAAACCTTGAGCCGGTTGGAAAGCCATGGCCATATTGCCCGCGTCCGGAGCACATCCGATCGCCGCAGCCACGTTGTTTCGCTGACTGAACGCGGCAAAGAGGCAGCAGCCGCTGCCGTGGAGATGGAACGTTCGGTGCTTGCCGCTGCTTCCATCGACCCGGACGTACTTCGACAGGAACTCCAGGCTGTGGTCAGGGAGCTGGCGCACCAGTTCGCCTCGCCGGTCACCAGGGCCCTGGTAGACGAGGCACCATTGGCGTGA
- the bcp gene encoding thioredoxin-dependent thiol peroxidase yields MADRLTTGADAPDFTLKDSSGKDVSLASRRGRSTIVYFYPAASTPGCTKEACDFRDSLASFQSAGYEVLGISPDPVAKLAAFAANEGLSFPLLSDEDHAVAEAYGAWGEKKNYGRTYQGLIRSTIVVDPEGKVALAQYNVRATGHVAKLRRDLELDRQPAK; encoded by the coding sequence TTGGCTGACAGACTCACCACGGGGGCCGACGCGCCCGACTTTACCCTCAAGGACTCCTCCGGCAAGGACGTCAGCCTGGCTTCCAGGCGCGGGCGCAGCACCATCGTCTATTTCTACCCGGCTGCTTCCACCCCCGGCTGCACCAAGGAAGCCTGCGATTTCCGTGACAGCCTGGCGTCCTTCCAGTCTGCGGGGTACGAGGTCCTGGGCATCTCTCCCGACCCTGTGGCAAAACTGGCGGCCTTTGCCGCCAATGAGGGTCTGAGTTTCCCGCTGCTGTCCGACGAGGACCATGCGGTTGCGGAGGCGTACGGCGCCTGGGGCGAGAAGAAGAATTATGGCCGGACATACCAGGGACTTATCCGTTCCACCATCGTTGTCGATCCGGAAGGCAAAGTGGCATTGGCCCAGTACAACGTCCGGGCAACCGGCCACGTGGCAAAACTCCGCCGTGACCTGGAACTTGACCGGCAGCCTGCTAAGTAA